The nucleotide sequence AAAAAGAAGACACAGCTTTTTTTTTGCTAATTATTATACTATTTAATGATTAGTTTGGCTACTTTATAAGAATACTTTTTACTGTTTAATTTACAAAAATAAATCCCTGGGCTTAAATTTCCTTTTGATAGACTAATTTGGTTTTCCCCGATTTGTGCCTCCACAGCTATTTCTTTTACAATTTTCCCAGAAATATTATAAATTGCTACTGACATCGTTTCCTCTTCATTAGCTGTAAAATGCATTACAGACAAACTAGTCAATGGATTAGGAGTTACATAAAAAACAGGTGTAGCAGCCAATTGAAAACTATTTACAGACAATATTTCTTTTTTAGAAAATTGGATAGCCTCTAAGTCCATCACTTTAACTGTCGATTGACCATCCTTTGCTGTCATCTTAAATTCAATCGTTTTGATATCATTTAAAACCATCGGAGTTCCTTTAGTCGAAGTAAATTGTGAAAATGGAATTGCAAATTGCTGTATGTTATTTGTCAACTCAATCGTAGTACGGTATTGCTCTTCCCAACTACTAATACTATTTTTAATAAAAATAATCTCTAATGTACCTGTACCCTTTGCATTAAGTAAAAAAGTTTTATAAGTAGACAAATCTACTGCTTTGAACCTTGGAGTCAATGCTCTGTAAGAACTAATATAAGAATTTGTGGTAGCTGTAAGGCTCAGGTTTCTTTCTACTGGATAATTATCCGTACCAAAAGCAACCTCATTAGGATAAATTGCATAATTATTTACTAATGTTCCTGAAGCTGAATCATCAACACCCCATGGGCCATCAGACATAAACAAATCATCAGGTGTAGCGATGCCATCTCCAATTCTAAAACCAATATCAAACAAATTACCTGTTTGAAGTACTAATTCACTAATATATTTTTTATCTAAATCAATCGAAGCATTAAGATGTTGCTCAGTACTTGTCTCTGTTGCACGCATTCCTGCATCAAAAGTAACTACTGCTGTAGCATTAGTGTTTATAATTTGTAACTCTAAAGTACCGTTAGTGTATTTACCTTTTCTCACAAAGACAGTAGGAGGTGTCGAAAGTTCATAACTACTAATTGTTTTTTTAGCATCTAATAAAGACACTAGACTTTCTCCTAGGTTATATAAATCATCTATAGAATTAGACCAGATTTGAAAATTATAAAAACCAATATTTTTTTGGTATTTATCAAGATTCCAGTGACATTCAATACCATAATTAGCCCCACCATTGATTTCTTTTGCGGACAAACTCAAAACATATTCAGTAGTACCGTCAGCATTTTTTATTATAGTTTTAATGAAAGGTTGCTCATTAATATCAATCGTTGAAACTGAAATAATCTGTGCACCTAACAAACGATCACAAATAAACTTTGTATGTTCATATACAGCATTCTCTGTTTTTAAAGCTAATATAGAAGCGACCGCTTTGCTGTTTCTTAAATAATCTACTGAAAATACCTCAGTAGCATTTGTAATTGCTAATAAATCTGCAGGAGTAGATTCAATTACTTCAGTCTCATTAATTACACCAAAAGGGATAAAATCTTTCAAAACCGTTGTTGAAGCACTTGATGAAGACTTAGCCGTTAAAGATGTTTTAGAAACTCTTTTTGCAGTCTTAGCACTAAACTTGGCGCCACTTTTTACACGATTGAAATTACGTTTATTGATTTGTTCTGAAAGACGGTTATTACTTTCTAAACCACCATCATTAGCCCCTGAAATAGGTGCTTCTAATACTGGACAAGAAGCATAACCAGAACAAGATGGGTCATCACAATCAATTAAACCATCTCCATCATCATCAATTCCGTTATCACATATTTCTTGTGGAACAGGTGCCGAAGGACAGCGGGCTCCGTCATTACTAGAACTAGATGGCCCATAGGCAAACAAATTGGAATCCATATTATTTGAACCAGTC is from Flavobacterium sp. NG2 and encodes:
- a CDS encoding DUF6923 family protein → MKKTLPTIFKKVLLGVLFSTTSAFAQEIPFNCDYNAYLFQYNDVYAIDLASGNAILVAADITSGNINGAGYNPKDGYIWGYLSSPEQSIVRIGKNFTTTVYTINDLPTGNKYVGDVSANGIYYFKAGGSTYYKIDLDPTSANYTQYLGSFELSKSINIHDWAFNAVDGNLYTVEQKTNILYRINPNTGEVVNLGVVPILNGRTYTYGAVYFDLSGSFYISANQTGTVYIIRGVQDLTGSNNMDSNLFAYGPSSSSNDGARCPSAPVPQEICDNGIDDDGDGLIDCDDPSCSGYASCPVLEAPISGANDGGLESNNRLSEQINKRNFNRVKSGAKFSAKTAKRVSKTSLTAKSSSSASTTVLKDFIPFGVINETEVIESTPADLLAITNATEVFSVDYLRNSKAVASILALKTENAVYEHTKFICDRLLGAQIISVSTIDINEQPFIKTIIKNADGTTEYVLSLSAKEINGGANYGIECHWNLDKYQKNIGFYNFQIWSNSIDDLYNLGESLVSLLDAKKTISSYELSTPPTVFVRKGKYTNGTLELQIINTNATAVVTFDAGMRATETSTEQHLNASIDLDKKYISELVLQTGNLFDIGFRIGDGIATPDDLFMSDGPWGVDDSASGTLVNNYAIYPNEVAFGTDNYPVERNLSLTATTNSYISSYRALTPRFKAVDLSTYKTFLLNAKGTGTLEIIFIKNSISSWEEQYRTTIELTNNIQQFAIPFSQFTSTKGTPMVLNDIKTIEFKMTAKDGQSTVKVMDLEAIQFSKKEILSVNSFQLAATPVFYVTPNPLTSLSVMHFTANEEETMSVAIYNISGKIVKEIAVEAQIGENQISLSKGNLSPGIYFCKLNSKKYSYKVAKLIIK